Proteins co-encoded in one Pocillopora verrucosa isolate sample1 chromosome 1, ASM3666991v2, whole genome shotgun sequence genomic window:
- the LOC131796754 gene encoding tubulin alpha-1D chain-like gives MRECISVHIGQAGVQIGNACWELYCLEHGIQPDGHMPTDKTIGGGDDSFNTFFSETGAGKHVPRAVMVDLEPTVVDEVRIGTYRNLFHPEQLISGKEDAANNYARGHYTVGKEHIDLVLDRIRKVADQCTGLQGFLIFHSFGGGTGSGFTSLLMERLSVDYGKKSKLEFSIYPSPLIATAVVEPYNSILTTHTTLEHSDCAFMVDNEAIYDICRRNLDIERPTYTNLNRLIGQIVSSITASLRFDGALNVDLTEFQTNLVPYPRIHFPLATYAPVISAEKAYHEQLNVAEITNACFEPANQMVKCDPRHGKYMACCLLFRGDVVPKDVNASIATIKTKRTIQFVDWCPTGFKVGINYQPPTVVPGGDLAKVQRAVCMLSNTTAIAEAWARLDHKFDLMYAKRAFVHWYVGEGMEEGEFSEAREDLAALEKDYEEVGVDSLHEEGEADEY, from the exons ATG CGAGAGTGTATTTCAGTTCACATCGGACAAGCAGGCGTTCAGATTGGTAATGCGTGTTGGGAACTGTACTGCTTGGAGCATGGAATTCAGCCTGATGGCCACATGCCTACTGATAAAACAATTGGTGGCGGAGACGATTCCTTTAACACTTTCTTCAGTGAGACTGGTGCAGGAAAACACGTTCCTCGAGCTGTTATGGTAGATCTTGAACCTACGGTGGTTG ATGAGGTCCGTATTGGTACATACCGCAACTTATTTCATCCCGAGCAGTTGATAAGCGGTAAAGAGGACGCCGCTAATAACTATGCGCGTGGGCACTACACTGTTGGAAAAGAACACATCGATCTTGTCCTTGACAGAATCAGAAAAGTG GCAGACCAATGTACCGGTCTTCAGGGATTTCTTATTTTCCACTCTTTTGGCGGTGGAACGGGCTCTGGGTTTACTTCTCTTCTCATGGAGCGCCTTTCGGTTGACTACGGCAAGAAGTCTAAATTAGAATTTTCCATCTACCCATCCCCTCTGATAGCCACTGCTGTCGTGGAGCCATACAACTCGATTCTCACGACTCATACCACCCTGGAGCATTCTGATTGTGCATTCATGGTCGACAACGAAGCCATTTATGACATCTGTCGTCGCAATTTGGATATAGAGAGACCCACCTATACTAATCTCAACCGACTGATCGGTCAGATTGTGTCCTCAATTACAGCTTCCCTGAGATTTGACGGAGCACTGAATGTGGATTTGACAGAATTTCAA ACCAACTTAGTGCCATACCCTCGCATCCATTTTCCTCTCGCCACCTACGCGCCAGTTATTTCAGCTGAGAAAGCTTACCATGAACAGCTGAATGTTGCCGAGATCACCAACGCTTGTTTTgaaccagccaatcagatggTCAAATGCGATCCACGTCACGGTAAATACATGGCGTGCTGCCTGCTGTTTCGTGGAGATGTGGTACCAAAGGACGTGAATGCCTCTATAGCTACTATTAAGACCAAGAGGACCATACAGTTTGTCGATTGGTGCCCTACTGGATTTAAG GTTGGAATCAATTACCAGCCCCCCACGGTCGTCCCAGGTGGTGATCTAGCTAAGGTACAACGTGCAGTTTGTATGTTGAGCAACACGACAGCCATTGCAGAGGCCTGGGCTCGCTTGGACCATAAGTTTGACCTGATGTATGCGAAGCGTGCGTTTGTCCATTGGTATGTGGGCGAAGGAATGGAGGAGGGAGAATTCTCGGAGGCTCGCGAAGATCTCGCTGCCTTGGAAAAGGATTACGAAGAAGTAGGAGTGGATTCTCTTCACGAAGAAGGGGAAGCCGATGAATATTAA